One genomic segment of Culturomica massiliensis includes these proteins:
- a CDS encoding TolC family protein: MKKWIIYSCCWLGGLPLAAQTTSLTVGEYRQKVLNYSQQIKQSAEQRIAMQEAMKTAKTAYLPQVNVSGNVQYRINDYDMDFGGVKVPMANETYSVEAGLTQTLYGGGAVRNSYKAAEVQKNIAEKAEELTVDNILYAADVNYWSTVAKKDLYRVMNQYVKIIGELEKVLTDRFNDGYISKTDLLQVQARLKDAELQRSNAFKQFQVALQNLNVLMGELPMNEVYITDSISMLLALPPQIGAEAAFENRPEYTIAGLNIEYQKRQVNLTRSKYLPSLAVGLKENWGTQMLNIDGSTMWNTVAFASVSIPVFQWGAHRKEVNVQRAMLHSKEYDLQITKDQITLEVSNAWTNLTENTKQIAVAEEACRIAEENLELNTFSYTEGKLPIIDVLSAQVTWIQSYSSLIQTWLQQKVSLADYNKAISH; this comes from the coding sequence ATGAAAAAATGGATCATATACAGTTGTTGCTGGCTGGGCGGTTTACCGCTGGCTGCACAGACAACTTCGCTGACAGTTGGTGAGTACAGGCAAAAGGTACTGAATTACAGCCAGCAGATCAAGCAGAGTGCCGAACAGCGCATAGCTATGCAGGAAGCGATGAAGACGGCTAAAACGGCTTATCTGCCACAGGTGAATGTTTCTGGGAATGTACAATACCGTATCAATGACTACGATATGGATTTCGGCGGAGTCAAGGTTCCGATGGCGAACGAAACTTACAGTGTCGAAGCCGGATTGACACAGACCTTATATGGCGGCGGGGCTGTCCGGAACAGCTATAAGGCTGCCGAGGTACAGAAAAATATAGCCGAGAAAGCGGAAGAACTGACCGTCGATAATATCCTGTATGCCGCCGATGTTAATTATTGGTCGACGGTGGCCAAGAAAGACCTGTACCGGGTTATGAATCAGTATGTGAAGATTATCGGAGAACTGGAGAAGGTGCTGACGGACCGTTTTAATGACGGATATATCAGCAAAACCGATCTTTTGCAGGTACAGGCCCGTTTAAAGGATGCTGAGTTGCAGAGAAGTAATGCTTTTAAACAATTTCAGGTGGCCTTGCAGAATCTGAATGTATTGATGGGGGAGTTACCGATGAATGAGGTTTATATTACCGACAGTATCAGTATGTTGCTGGCACTGCCTCCTCAAATCGGAGCGGAAGCCGCTTTTGAAAACCGGCCCGAATATACGATTGCCGGGTTGAATATTGAATATCAGAAGCGGCAGGTTAATCTGACCCGTAGCAAATATTTGCCCTCCCTGGCGGTTGGATTAAAGGAAAACTGGGGCACACAGATGCTGAATATCGACGGTTCGACAATGTGGAATACGGTTGCTTTTGCTTCGGTGAGTATTCCGGTTTTCCAGTGGGGGGCTCATCGTAAAGAGGTGAATGTACAGCGGGCCATGTTGCATAGCAAGGAGTATGACCTGCAAATTACAAAGGATCAGATTACCCTGGAAGTCAGTAATGCCTGGACAAACCTGACCGAAAATACAAAACAGATAGCGGTGGCTGAAGAAGCCTGCCGGATAGCGGAAGAAAACCTGGAGTTGAATACGTTCAGCTATACGGAAGGAAAATTGCCGATTATCGATGTGCTTTCGGCACAGGTGACCTGGATTCAATCATATAGCAGTTTGATTCAAACCTGGCTGCAACAGAAAGTTTCCCTGGCAGATTATAACAAAGCTATCAGTCATTGA
- a CDS encoding patatin-like phospholipase family protein: MKKQYLSIILMIGLSIVFSDSFAGRKKVGLVLSGGGAKGIAHIGVIEVLEKAGIPIDYVVGTSMGSIVGGLYAIGYTGEELDTLVRQQDWTFLLSDKVKRDYLPFMEKEATEKYVFSFSFGKGKERRVPAGFVAGQNVYNLFTDLTLGYHDSLDFNRLPIPFACIAANIVDGQEVVLNKGNLVQAMRASMAIPGFFTPVHLDSMVLVDGGIVNNFPADVAKAMGADIIIGVDVQADLRKSDKLNTFPEVMGQLINLMCLNKFEENYALTDLYIKPDINEYSAASFNPQAVDTLIVRGKRAAEAQWEKLMALKKEIGITEEVVRKPRQIQEDTFFIRSIVLKGVSEDEAKRLRRNIRIQENEGITLTGLHRAIASLYGTKAFSGVTYRLLGGPEYVLELLLTEKHMDVVNLGFRFDTEEMAAILLNTKFNYKALGGSKFSLTARLNKNPYIRLDYALENPFLRRLNLAYMFRYNDFNLYDKGSKSNSITYRYHLGEASLSDLYFRNFKFQVGVRYEYFDYDPFLYKEDSQGTDAISKGYISYFALAHLETYDRKYYPTRGLSFEAAYSLHTDNFVRLDGHAPCSALSAGFTGVVSLSNRFKMLPSVYGRVLIGNYVPYPYLNYMGGQVEGRYMAQQLPFEGISHIEVFEKSLMVARLQFRQRMGSRHYLFVTGNFALQNDNFFDILGDRGIWGGSVGYSYDTAVGPIGCSFNMSDYTDKLGFYFNLGYYF, translated from the coding sequence ATGAAAAAGCAGTATCTGTCGATCATCCTTATGATCGGTTTGTCGATTGTATTTTCGGACTCTTTTGCCGGGCGGAAAAAAGTGGGACTGGTGTTGAGTGGAGGCGGGGCGAAAGGAATAGCCCATATCGGAGTAATCGAAGTGTTGGAAAAGGCCGGAATCCCTATTGATTATGTGGTCGGTACCAGTATGGGATCTATTGTTGGCGGATTGTATGCCATCGGTTATACCGGAGAGGAACTGGATACGCTGGTGCGGCAACAGGACTGGACTTTTTTGTTGAGCGATAAGGTGAAGCGGGATTATCTGCCTTTTATGGAAAAGGAAGCTACAGAAAAATATGTTTTTTCTTTTTCTTTCGGTAAAGGGAAGGAAAGGCGTGTTCCGGCCGGGTTTGTTGCCGGGCAGAACGTTTACAATCTTTTTACAGATTTGACATTGGGATATCATGATTCGTTGGATTTTAACCGGTTGCCCATTCCTTTTGCCTGTATTGCAGCAAATATCGTAGACGGACAGGAGGTGGTATTGAATAAGGGGAATCTGGTGCAGGCGATGCGGGCCAGTATGGCGATTCCGGGCTTTTTTACTCCGGTACATCTGGATAGTATGGTATTGGTGGACGGTGGTATTGTCAACAATTTTCCGGCAGATGTAGCCAAGGCTATGGGAGCAGATATCATTATCGGAGTGGATGTACAGGCTGACTTGCGGAAGAGCGATAAGTTGAATACTTTTCCGGAGGTGATGGGACAGTTGATTAATCTGATGTGTTTAAATAAGTTCGAAGAAAATTATGCATTGACGGATTTGTATATAAAGCCGGATATTAATGAATATTCGGCTGCCAGCTTTAATCCGCAGGCCGTTGATACGCTGATTGTCAGAGGCAAGAGGGCTGCCGAGGCGCAGTGGGAAAAGCTGATGGCTTTGAAGAAGGAAATCGGAATAACGGAGGAGGTAGTACGGAAACCCAGGCAGATACAGGAAGATACCTTTTTTATACGTTCGATCGTGCTGAAAGGGGTATCCGAAGACGAGGCCAAACGATTGCGCCGGAATATCCGGATACAGGAAAATGAAGGGATTACCCTGACCGGGTTGCATAGAGCTATCGCTTCTCTGTATGGGACAAAAGCTTTTTCCGGAGTAACCTATCGTTTGCTCGGGGGGCCGGAATACGTTCTGGAATTGTTGCTGACGGAAAAGCATATGGATGTTGTGAATCTCGGTTTCCGTTTCGATACGGAAGAAATGGCTGCTATTTTATTGAATACCAAATTCAATTATAAAGCTTTGGGAGGGTCCAAGTTTTCTCTGACTGCCCGTTTGAATAAAAATCCTTATATCCGATTGGACTATGCTTTGGAAAATCCTTTTTTACGGCGTTTGAATCTGGCTTATATGTTTCGGTACAATGATTTTAATCTGTATGACAAAGGAAGTAAAAGTAACAGCATTACTTACCGCTATCATTTGGGAGAAGCCAGTTTGTCCGATCTTTATTTCCGGAATTTCAAATTCCAGGTGGGGGTGCGCTATGAATATTTCGATTATGATCCCTTTTTATATAAGGAGGATAGTCAGGGTACGGATGCCATATCGAAAGGATACATTAGCTATTTTGCCTTGGCTCATTTGGAAACGTATGACAGAAAATATTATCCGACCCGGGGATTGTCTTTTGAGGCTGCTTATTCGTTGCATACCGATAATTTTGTCCGGCTGGACGGACATGCTCCCTGTTCGGCTTTGAGTGCCGGATTCACGGGTGTCGTATCGCTTTCCAACCGTTTTAAGATGTTGCCTTCTGTATACGGGCGTGTGTTGATCGGTAATTACGTGCCTTATCCTTATCTGAATTACATGGGAGGGCAGGTAGAAGGCCGTTATATGGCACAGCAGCTTCCGTTCGAAGGTATCAGCCATATCGAAGTCTTTGAAAAATCATTGATGGTGGCCAGATTGCAATTCCGTCAGCGTATGGGAAGCCGCCATTATCTGTTTGTGACCGGAAATTTTGCTTTACAGAACGATAATTTTTTCGATATCCTCGGTGACCGGGGGATCTGGGGCGGAAGTGTGGGTTATTCTTATGATACGGCTGTCGGGCCCATCGGTTGCAGTTTCAATATGTCCGATTATACCGATAAGCTGGGTTTCTATTTTAATCTCGGGTATTATTTTTAA